The following are encoded together in the Streptomyces rapamycinicus NRRL 5491 genome:
- a CDS encoding serine/threonine-protein kinase codes for MGGDLSGRLLGGRYRVTGRLGRGGMGVVCRAVDAVLGREVAVKVLRTHTDASSAELADLRTRMQREARAAARIRHSGVITVHDVAEEGGLPLIVMELIDGPSLDDVLDERGTLDPREAAGIGAEVADALGAAHGAGVLHRDVKPGNVLLDREGRVALTDFGIASLEAPEDGATTKLTRSGELIGSLDYLAPERAQGQDPSPASDIWALGMTLYAAVEGSSPFRRTSVWSTLTAIVNEPLPEPRLAGPLAPVLRALMDKDPRGRPSAAEARRMLAEVAARETPRGAAGPPSVPPGEPVPSAPPPGFGPPPVVEPLVSGEPGAGDGDGAGDGAGARSAGRRRRGALIAAAAATVVLIGGGLTYALVGGDDHTTGPGRTKDQPSESAGPGKSAAPGGGKASATAGQGSARPDDTASPTPGGGNGDQGGPAASSAPPSGAAPVCHGGDGGRYDCEVWRDATSYTHAGEPVGTLEHGVNYFYCQENLGRRETYGKWTNVWWARTDDDNGHRDVYVSVVYVKGGDNDAPLPGLPEC; via the coding sequence ATGGGCGGCGATCTGTCCGGGCGGCTGCTGGGCGGGCGGTACCGGGTGACGGGCCGTCTCGGCCGGGGCGGCATGGGCGTGGTCTGCAGGGCCGTGGACGCGGTGCTCGGCCGGGAGGTCGCGGTCAAGGTGCTGCGCACCCACACCGACGCCTCCAGCGCCGAACTGGCCGATCTGCGCACCCGGATGCAGCGGGAGGCGCGGGCGGCGGCCCGGATCCGGCACTCCGGTGTGATCACGGTCCACGACGTGGCCGAGGAGGGCGGGCTGCCGCTCATCGTCATGGAGCTGATCGACGGGCCCTCGCTCGACGATGTGCTCGACGAGCGGGGCACCCTCGACCCCCGGGAGGCCGCGGGGATCGGCGCCGAGGTCGCGGACGCGCTCGGCGCGGCCCATGGCGCCGGGGTGCTGCACCGGGATGTGAAGCCCGGCAACGTGCTGCTGGACCGCGAGGGCCGTGTCGCCCTCACGGACTTCGGCATCGCGAGCCTGGAGGCGCCCGAGGACGGTGCGACCACCAAGCTGACCCGCAGCGGCGAGCTGATCGGCTCCCTGGACTATCTCGCGCCGGAGCGCGCCCAGGGCCAGGACCCGAGCCCGGCCTCGGACATCTGGGCGCTGGGGATGACGCTGTACGCGGCGGTGGAGGGTTCGTCGCCGTTCCGCCGTACCTCCGTATGGTCCACGCTCACCGCGATCGTCAATGAGCCGCTGCCCGAGCCCCGGCTGGCCGGGCCGCTGGCGCCCGTGCTGCGCGCGCTGATGGACAAGGATCCGCGAGGGCGGCCGTCCGCCGCCGAGGCGCGCCGGATGCTGGCGGAGGTCGCGGCGCGGGAGACGCCGCGCGGCGCGGCCGGGCCGCCGTCCGTTCCACCGGGCGAGCCGGTCCCCTCCGCCCCGCCTCCGGGCTTCGGCCCGCCGCCCGTGGTGGAACCGCTGGTGAGCGGGGAGCCGGGCGCGGGGGACGGAGACGGGGCCGGGGACGGGGCCGGGGCGCGAAGCGCGGGGCGCAGACGCCGCGGAGCGCTCATCGCGGCCGCGGCCGCCACCGTCGTGCTCATCGGCGGCGGGCTGACGTACGCCCTGGTCGGAGGCGATGACCACACTACGGGGCCGGGGCGCACGAAGGATCAGCCGAGCGAATCGGCGGGCCCGGGGAAGAGCGCCGCACCGGGCGGCGGAAAGGCGAGCGCCACGGCCGGGCAGGGCAGCGCGCGGCCGGATGACACGGCCTCACCCACTCCGGGCGGCGGCAACGGCGATCAGGGCGGCCCGGCGGCCTCCTCGGCCCCGCCCTCGGGCGCCGCGCCCGTCTGCCATGGCGGCGACGGCGGGCGGTACGACTGCGAGGTGTGGCGCGACGCCACCTCGTACACCCACGCCGGTGAGCCGGTCGGCACCCTCGAGCACGGCGTGAACTACTTCTACTGCCAGGAGAACCTGGGCCGCCGGGAGACCTATGGCAAGTGGACGAACGTGTGGTGGGCCAGGACCGACGACGACAACGGCCATCGGGACGTCTATGTGAGCGTCGTCTACGTCAAGGGCGGCGACAATGACGCGCCCCTTCCCGGGCTGCCCGAGTGCTGA
- a CDS encoding NPCBM/NEW2 domain-containing protein: protein MRHRCFRPARRRVIGALSAGLLATVGLALPAAAQPARPAEVTTPASDPGAAPGDGLALTPPMGFNNWNSTHCRAEFNEAMVKGIADIFVAKGLKDAGYQYVNLDDCWALPQRDANGKLVPDPVRFPNGIKAVADYVHSKGLKIGIYTSAGTKTCNSAGFPGGLGHEKSDAQQFADWGIDYLKYDNCNNQGVDAKQRYRTMRDALKAATETTGRPIVYSICEWGENKPWEWAGEVGQLWRTTGDISDSWGSMLSIAKQNLPLAKYAGPGHWNDPDMLEVGNGGMTATEYRSHFSLWSVMAAPLLIGTDLRKANAETYEILGNHEVIAVDQDPLGKQGTVVSSEGGRWVIAKEMADGSRAVALFNETDRPQHIATTATGVGLPRATAYGLRDLWAHKDYNTAGAISATVPAHGTVLYRASADTRWASYPPAAELGLDGTALTEAGATAQVGTTLTDLGRTPAQQVSVRLTGPDGWRIRATSPTRAASLPTGSKLATRWQVTAPAGAAPGAYDLTVSADYRSPGGDKAAARLVSAVHVVVAPPSGNSYASDLPWLSALNGWGPVEKNTSVGENEAGDGHPLTLGGTRYDKGLGVHAPSEVTYYTGGRCSRFTAQVGVDDEEGTAGTVGFEVWADDAKVASSKTLTNADPATALDAAIGGAKTVRLVVTDGGDGVTSDHGDWADAAFTC, encoded by the coding sequence GTGCGCCACCGCTGTTTTCGACCCGCGAGACGAAGAGTCATCGGAGCATTGAGCGCCGGTCTGCTGGCCACGGTCGGCCTGGCCCTCCCCGCCGCCGCCCAGCCCGCGCGGCCCGCCGAGGTCACCACACCGGCCTCCGACCCGGGCGCCGCGCCCGGTGACGGGCTCGCCCTCACCCCTCCGATGGGCTTCAACAACTGGAACTCCACCCACTGCCGGGCGGAGTTCAACGAGGCGATGGTCAAGGGCATCGCCGACATCTTCGTGGCCAAGGGACTGAAGGACGCCGGATACCAGTACGTCAACCTCGACGACTGCTGGGCGCTGCCGCAGCGCGATGCCAACGGCAAGCTGGTGCCCGACCCGGTCCGCTTCCCGAACGGCATCAAGGCCGTCGCCGACTATGTCCACTCCAAGGGACTGAAGATCGGCATCTACACCAGCGCGGGCACCAAGACCTGCAACAGCGCCGGCTTCCCCGGGGGGCTCGGCCATGAGAAGTCCGACGCCCAGCAGTTCGCCGACTGGGGCATCGACTACCTCAAGTACGACAACTGCAATAACCAGGGTGTCGACGCCAAGCAGCGCTACCGCACCATGCGCGACGCACTGAAGGCCGCGACCGAGACCACCGGCCGCCCCATCGTCTACAGCATCTGCGAATGGGGCGAGAACAAGCCCTGGGAATGGGCCGGGGAAGTCGGCCAGCTGTGGCGGACCACGGGCGACATCAGCGACAGCTGGGGCAGCATGCTGTCGATCGCCAAGCAGAACCTGCCGCTCGCGAAGTACGCCGGGCCCGGCCACTGGAACGACCCCGACATGCTGGAGGTCGGCAACGGCGGGATGACGGCCACCGAGTACCGCAGCCACTTCTCGCTGTGGTCGGTCATGGCCGCACCGCTGCTGATCGGTACCGATCTGCGCAAGGCCAACGCCGAGACGTACGAGATCCTCGGCAATCACGAAGTGATCGCCGTCGATCAGGACCCGCTGGGCAAGCAGGGCACCGTGGTCTCCTCCGAGGGCGGACGCTGGGTCATCGCCAAGGAGATGGCGGACGGCAGCCGCGCCGTCGCGCTGTTCAACGAGACCGACCGGCCGCAGCACATCGCCACCACGGCGACCGGGGTCGGGCTGCCCCGGGCGACCGCCTACGGGCTGCGCGACCTGTGGGCGCACAAGGACTACAACACCGCCGGAGCCATCTCGGCCACCGTCCCGGCCCATGGCACCGTGCTCTACCGGGCCTCGGCCGACACCCGCTGGGCCTCCTACCCGCCCGCCGCCGAACTCGGCCTCGACGGCACGGCGCTGACCGAGGCCGGGGCCACGGCCCAGGTCGGCACCACGCTCACCGACCTCGGCCGCACCCCGGCCCAGCAGGTCTCGGTCCGGCTCACCGGCCCCGACGGCTGGCGGATCAGGGCCACCTCCCCGACCCGGGCCGCCTCGCTGCCCACCGGCTCGAAGCTGGCCACCCGCTGGCAGGTGACCGCGCCCGCCGGGGCCGCGCCCGGTGCGTACGACCTGACGGTCAGCGCCGACTACCGCTCACCCGGAGGCGACAAGGCCGCCGCCCGGCTGGTATCGGCGGTCCATGTGGTGGTCGCACCGCCCTCCGGCAACTCGTACGCGAGCGATCTGCCCTGGCTGAGCGCGCTCAACGGCTGGGGCCCGGTGGAGAAGAACACCAGCGTCGGCGAGAACGAGGCGGGTGACGGCCATCCGCTCACCCTCGGCGGCACCAGGTACGACAAGGGCCTGGGCGTGCACGCGCCGAGTGAGGTCACGTACTACACCGGCGGCCGGTGCTCGCGCTTCACCGCGCAGGTCGGCGTGGACGACGAGGAGGGCACCGCCGGGACGGTCGGCTTCGAGGTCTGGGCGGACGACGCCAAGGTGGCATCGTCGAAGACGCTGACCAACGCCGATCCGGCCACCGCCCTCGACGCCGCCATCGGCGGGGCGAAGACGGTCCGGCTCGTCGTCACCGACGGCGGGGACGGGGTGACCAGCGACCACGGGGACTGGGCCGACGCGGCCTTCACCTGCTGA
- a CDS encoding ABC transporter substrate-binding protein gives MAPSSSGHRISRRALLRGTAAGAGAVALPTLLTACGGPGNEVKIGSNASDAVPRKAFAEVFDAYEKKSDKKVKVNTVNHEAFQEGINRYLKGTPDDVFMWFAGYRMQFFAEQGQLAEISDLWKGFDGFSDALKAQSTGKDGKQYLVPYYYYPWAVFYRKSVFAQRGYEVPKTFDEFRALAKRMDKDGLDAIAFGDKDGWPAMGTFDYLNMRANGYDFHISLMGGKESWTDPKVRNVFDLWRGLMPYHQKGANGRTWQEAAQSLAQKKSGMAVFGLPHPGQQFSAADRDDLDFFPFPEIDSAYGQDAVEAPIDGFLLAKKSKRQKEGKELMKYLATPAAEEIYLKRDPNNIAVNDKASTSSYNALQKKAVDLVSNAKQISQFMDRDTRPDFASQVMIRAIQQFINKPNDIDSLTKDIESQKKTIFASD, from the coding sequence ATGGCACCGTCATCGTCAGGACATCGGATCTCCCGCCGTGCGCTACTACGAGGCACCGCGGCCGGAGCCGGCGCGGTAGCCCTTCCGACGCTGCTGACCGCCTGCGGTGGTCCGGGCAACGAAGTGAAGATCGGCTCCAACGCCTCCGACGCCGTCCCCCGCAAGGCGTTCGCCGAGGTGTTCGACGCGTACGAGAAGAAGTCGGACAAGAAGGTCAAGGTCAATACCGTCAACCACGAGGCCTTCCAGGAGGGCATCAACCGCTATCTGAAGGGCACCCCCGACGACGTCTTCATGTGGTTCGCCGGGTACCGCATGCAGTTCTTCGCGGAACAGGGGCAGCTCGCCGAGATCAGCGACCTCTGGAAGGGCTTCGACGGGTTCTCGGACGCGCTCAAGGCGCAGTCCACCGGCAAGGACGGCAAGCAGTACCTCGTGCCGTACTACTACTACCCCTGGGCCGTCTTCTACCGGAAGAGCGTCTTCGCCCAGCGCGGCTACGAGGTTCCGAAGACCTTCGACGAGTTCCGGGCGCTCGCCAAGCGGATGGACAAGGACGGCCTCGACGCCATCGCCTTCGGCGACAAGGACGGCTGGCCCGCCATGGGGACCTTCGACTATCTCAATATGCGGGCCAACGGCTACGACTTCCATATCTCGCTCATGGGCGGCAAGGAGTCCTGGACCGATCCCAAGGTCCGAAACGTCTTCGACCTGTGGCGCGGGCTGATGCCGTATCACCAGAAGGGCGCCAACGGGCGGACCTGGCAGGAGGCCGCCCAGAGCCTGGCGCAGAAGAAGTCCGGTATGGCGGTCTTCGGGCTGCCCCACCCCGGGCAGCAGTTCTCCGCCGCCGACCGCGATGATCTGGACTTCTTCCCCTTCCCCGAGATCGACTCCGCCTATGGACAGGACGCGGTGGAGGCGCCGATCGACGGCTTCCTGCTGGCGAAGAAGTCCAAGCGGCAGAAGGAGGGCAAGGAGCTGATGAAGTACCTCGCCACCCCCGCCGCCGAGGAGATCTACCTGAAGCGGGACCCGAACAACATCGCCGTCAACGACAAGGCGTCCACCTCCTCGTACAACGCGCTCCAGAAGAAGGCCGTCGACCTCGTCTCGAACGCCAAGCAGATATCGCAGTTCATGGACCGCGACACCCGGCCGGACTTCGCGTCCCAGGTGATGATCCGGGCCATTCAGCAGTTCATCAACAAGCCGAACGACATCGACTCCCTCACCAAGGACATCGAGTCCCAGAAGAAGACCATCTTCGCCAGCGACTAG
- a CDS encoding carbohydrate ABC transporter permease encodes MPLPTARRAKRRGPRRFTSRDLAVIGVLLGIPILLELALIWGPTLASIGLSFTNWDGIGDIHWVGIDNYKTLFTDYPPFWPAVRNNLLWVAFLGLVATPFGLLLAVLLDKGVRFSRFYQSTLYMPVVLSLAIVGFIAQLVFSRDQGALNAILANKNDPVDWLGDPDLNIWMVLLAAAWRHTGYVMILYLAGLKSVDPSLKEAAAIDGASETQTFFRVVLPTLRPVNIIVGVITVIEALRAFDIVYAINHGRNGLELLSVLVTDNIIGEASRIGFGSAIAVVLLTVSLGFIVTYLVQELRGGKKG; translated from the coding sequence GTGCCGCTCCCGACCGCGCGGCGTGCCAAACGGCGGGGTCCGCGGAGATTCACCTCCCGCGACCTCGCCGTCATCGGCGTGCTGCTGGGCATACCCATCCTGCTCGAACTGGCCCTGATCTGGGGCCCGACCCTCGCCTCCATCGGCCTGTCCTTCACCAACTGGGACGGCATCGGCGATATCCACTGGGTGGGCATCGACAACTACAAGACGCTCTTCACCGACTATCCGCCGTTCTGGCCCGCGGTCCGCAACAATCTGCTCTGGGTGGCCTTTCTCGGCTTGGTCGCGACGCCCTTCGGGCTGCTGCTGGCCGTACTGCTGGACAAGGGTGTCCGGTTCAGCCGCTTCTACCAGTCCACCCTCTATATGCCGGTGGTGCTCTCCCTCGCCATCGTCGGCTTCATCGCGCAGCTGGTCTTCTCCCGTGACCAGGGTGCGCTGAACGCGATCCTCGCCAACAAGAACGACCCGGTGGACTGGCTCGGAGACCCGGACCTCAATATCTGGATGGTGCTGCTGGCGGCCGCCTGGCGGCACACCGGGTATGTGATGATCCTCTATCTGGCCGGGCTGAAATCCGTCGATCCCTCGCTCAAGGAAGCGGCCGCGATCGACGGCGCCAGCGAGACCCAGACCTTCTTCCGGGTGGTGCTGCCCACCCTGCGGCCGGTCAATATCATCGTCGGCGTCATCACCGTGATCGAGGCATTGCGCGCCTTCGACATCGTCTATGCCATCAACCATGGCCGTAACGGGCTCGAACTGCTCTCGGTGCTGGTCACCGACAACATCATCGGCGAGGCCAGCCGGATCGGATTCGGCTCCGCGATCGCCGTCGTCCTGCTGACCGTGTCCCTGGGATTCATCGTGACCTATCTGGTCCAGGAGTTGCGAGGGGGGAAGAAGGGATGA
- a CDS encoding carbohydrate ABC transporter permease, with the protein MTVTTPPAPVRTATPVTGTGKRRVTRGRLGLHAFLMVVSLAFLAPLLLAVYASLRPYEETAKYGYFSLPRHLSFDYYAKAFNDSGMGKYFVNSLIIAVPGVLLTLFLASFVAFCVTRLRIRGGLVLLMVFTAGNLLPQQVIVTPLYVLFTKINLPYWMSDSMTMYDSYWAVLAVQVAFQVGFCVFVLANFMRTIPDEIVEAARVDGAGVWTQYWNITLPLCRPALAALATLQFTWMYNDFLWALVFISDGDKLPITSALNNLRGQFFTDYNLLAAGSVIVALPTVLVFLLLQRHFIAGLTLGASKG; encoded by the coding sequence ATGACCGTCACCACTCCGCCCGCCCCCGTACGGACCGCGACCCCGGTGACCGGCACCGGTAAGCGCCGGGTGACCCGTGGCCGGCTGGGGCTGCACGCCTTTCTGATGGTCGTGTCGCTCGCCTTCCTCGCCCCGCTGCTGCTCGCCGTCTACGCCTCGCTGCGGCCGTACGAGGAGACCGCGAAATACGGCTATTTCTCGCTGCCGCGCCATCTGTCGTTCGACTACTACGCCAAGGCGTTCAATGACTCCGGGATGGGCAAGTACTTCGTCAACTCGCTCATCATCGCGGTGCCCGGGGTCCTGCTGACGCTGTTTCTCGCCTCGTTCGTCGCCTTCTGCGTGACCCGGCTGAGAATACGCGGCGGGCTGGTGCTGCTGATGGTGTTCACGGCGGGAAATCTGCTGCCCCAGCAGGTCATCGTCACCCCGCTCTATGTGCTCTTCACCAAGATCAATCTGCCCTATTGGATGTCGGACTCGATGACGATGTACGACTCCTACTGGGCCGTGCTCGCCGTTCAGGTCGCCTTCCAGGTGGGATTCTGCGTCTTCGTCCTGGCCAACTTCATGCGCACCATTCCCGATGAGATCGTGGAGGCGGCGCGGGTGGACGGGGCGGGGGTCTGGACGCAGTACTGGAACATCACGCTTCCGCTGTGCCGGCCCGCGCTGGCCGCGCTCGCCACCCTGCAATTCACCTGGATGTACAACGACTTCCTGTGGGCGCTGGTCTTCATCTCCGACGGCGACAAGCTGCCCATCACCTCCGCGCTCAACAATCTGCGCGGCCAGTTCTTCACCGACTACAACCTGCTCGCGGCGGGCTCGGTGATCGTGGCGCTTCCCACGGTGCTGGTCTTCCTGCTGTTGCAGCGCCACTTCATCGCGGGACTCACCCTCGGCGCCAGCAAGGGCTGA
- a CDS encoding NUDIX hydrolase, with protein sequence MIVWLNGAFGAGKTSAARELVDFMPGSTFYDPELVGNGLRMMLPRKRLEQVSDYQDLPSWRRLVVDTGAALIAEVGGPLVVPMTVLRQEYRDEIFGGFAARRIPVRHLLLHTDETILRERIAEREEIPGDADASESVRQWCLAHLAPYRAALTWLTTDAHVVDTTGLSPRQTAQHIADAVREGAGICDIVQTPEPRAETLAAGVLLFDEEDRVLLVDPTYKPGWEFPGGVVEPGEPPMCAGVREVTEELGVRLDEPLRLLVADWERPQPPGYGGLRLLFDGGKLSSAAAQEVLLPGSELRGWRFVTESEAAELLPPVRLSRLRWALRAREQGRPLYLEAGVPTG encoded by the coding sequence GTGATCGTCTGGCTGAACGGTGCGTTCGGTGCGGGTAAGACCTCCGCGGCCCGCGAATTGGTGGACTTCATGCCCGGCAGTACGTTCTACGACCCGGAGCTGGTCGGTAACGGTCTGCGGATGATGCTCCCGCGGAAACGTCTTGAGCAGGTTTCCGACTACCAGGATCTGCCCTCCTGGCGCCGGCTGGTGGTGGACACCGGAGCGGCGCTGATCGCGGAGGTCGGCGGCCCGCTCGTGGTCCCGATGACGGTCCTCAGACAGGAGTACCGGGATGAGATCTTCGGCGGTTTCGCGGCCCGCCGCATCCCCGTACGGCATCTTCTGCTGCACACCGATGAAACGATCCTTCGCGAGCGCATAGCCGAACGCGAGGAGATACCCGGGGACGCGGACGCGAGCGAGTCCGTACGCCAGTGGTGCCTGGCCCATCTCGCGCCCTACCGGGCCGCCCTGACCTGGCTGACCACCGATGCCCATGTCGTGGACACCACCGGGCTCAGCCCGCGCCAGACCGCCCAGCACATCGCCGACGCGGTCCGCGAGGGCGCCGGGATCTGCGACATCGTGCAGACCCCCGAGCCGAGGGCGGAGACGCTGGCCGCCGGGGTCCTGCTCTTCGACGAGGAGGACCGGGTGCTGCTCGTCGACCCCACCTACAAGCCCGGCTGGGAGTTCCCCGGTGGCGTCGTCGAACCGGGCGAACCCCCGATGTGCGCCGGGGTGCGCGAGGTCACCGAGGAACTGGGGGTACGGCTGGACGAACCGCTGCGGCTGCTGGTGGCCGACTGGGAACGCCCCCAGCCGCCCGGCTACGGGGGCCTGCGGCTGCTCTTCGACGGCGGCAAGCTCTCCAGCGCGGCCGCCCAGGAGGTGCTGCTGCCCGGCTCCGAACTGCGCGGCTGGCGCTTCGTCACCGAGAGCGAGGCCGCCGAGCTGCTGCCACCGGTGCGGCTGAGCCGGCTGCGTTGGGCGCTGCGCGCCCGTGAGCAGGGCCGTCCGCTGTACCTCGAAGCGGGCGTCCCCACGGGCTGA